One segment of Streptomyces sp. YIM 121038 DNA contains the following:
- a CDS encoding sugar phosphate nucleotidyltransferase yields the protein MKAVVMAGGEGSRLRPMTSDLPKPLLPVADRPIMEHVLRLLKRHRLDDTVVTVQFLASLIREQFGDGSALGMRLSYATEPYALGTAGSVKNAAGLLGEEPFVVISGDALTDIDLTDLIAFHRAKGALVTVCLTRVPEPVEFGITVLDAGGRVERFLEKPTWGQVFSDTVNTGIYVMEPEVLDYVAAGESVDWSSDVFPRLLEEGRAVYGYVAEGYWEDVGTHASYLRAQADVLGGRVGVERAGVELSPTVRVDKTARIHPTAQLTGPVYVGAHAQIGAGARIGEHTVVGAHAVVDQGAQLRRVVVHPHAYLGPGAVLRGCVIGRNSSLRRDVRIEEGSVLGAGCVVEEDAHVAADVLVYPGKTIEAGTTVNDSLVWESRATKSLFGPRGVRGALNSQVTPDLAVRLASAFATTLPRGGQVTVARDHGVAAQVLLPAMISALRAAGLGVRDLGHVPLPLARRHTAEDSHGAIVVTTTPGSEESVDILFLDAHGIDLSPTAQRGLERVFSRREYRRVLSGEMGRLQAAPTSIEEYADELTARLGTLEGPGRRLKVVVDAACGSTALTLPAVLGRLSIEALTVNNALVPASSTETPAERRAALHTLGHFVATSGADFGVRFDPTGERLSLVDEQGHIIADDRVLLLLVRLLTAEAGGGRTAVPVTVSRAVEQTALAHGGQVRWVATAPGDLNRAAAGGGFILAADGDGAFVLPQFSIYADGVAAFVKIAALLSADHTTLSELIAPLPAVHVRQRDLPTAWRIKGQVMRTVVEAASGRQIDTTDGVRVLEDDGRWALVLPDAAAPITRLWAEGPDPAAADALLDEWSAAVRGSAAA from the coding sequence ATGAAGGCTGTTGTGATGGCCGGCGGCGAGGGCTCACGGCTGAGGCCGATGACCTCGGACCTGCCCAAGCCGCTGCTGCCGGTCGCCGACCGGCCGATCATGGAGCACGTGCTGCGCCTGCTCAAGCGCCACCGCCTGGACGACACGGTCGTCACCGTGCAGTTCCTGGCCTCCCTCATCCGCGAGCAGTTCGGCGACGGCAGCGCGCTGGGCATGCGCCTGAGCTACGCCACCGAGCCCTACGCGCTGGGCACCGCGGGCAGCGTGAAGAACGCCGCCGGCCTGCTGGGCGAGGAGCCGTTCGTGGTGATCTCCGGGGACGCGCTGACCGACATCGACCTCACCGACCTGATCGCCTTCCACCGCGCCAAGGGCGCCCTGGTGACGGTGTGCCTGACGCGGGTGCCCGAGCCGGTGGAGTTCGGCATCACCGTCCTGGACGCCGGCGGGCGCGTGGAGCGCTTCCTGGAGAAGCCCACCTGGGGCCAGGTGTTCTCCGACACCGTCAACACCGGCATCTACGTCATGGAGCCCGAAGTCCTCGACTACGTCGCCGCGGGCGAGAGCGTGGACTGGTCCAGCGACGTCTTCCCCCGCCTGCTGGAGGAGGGCCGGGCCGTCTACGGCTACGTCGCCGAGGGCTACTGGGAGGACGTGGGCACCCACGCCAGCTATCTGCGCGCCCAGGCCGACGTCCTGGGCGGGCGGGTGGGCGTGGAGCGCGCCGGGGTGGAGCTCTCCCCCACCGTGCGGGTCGACAAAACCGCCCGCATCCACCCCACCGCCCAGCTGACGGGGCCGGTGTATGTGGGAGCGCACGCCCAGATCGGGGCGGGCGCCCGCATCGGCGAGCACACCGTGGTGGGCGCGCACGCGGTCGTCGACCAGGGCGCCCAGCTGCGCCGCGTGGTGGTGCACCCGCACGCCTATCTGGGCCCCGGCGCGGTGCTGCGCGGCTGCGTGATCGGCCGCAACAGCAGCCTGCGCCGCGATGTGCGCATCGAGGAGGGCAGCGTGCTGGGCGCGGGCTGCGTGGTGGAGGAGGACGCCCACGTCGCCGCCGACGTCCTGGTCTACCCGGGCAAGACCATCGAGGCGGGCACCACCGTCAACGACAGCCTGGTCTGGGAGTCGCGCGCCACCAAGTCGCTGTTCGGGCCGCGCGGGGTGCGCGGCGCCCTCAACAGCCAGGTCACCCCCGACCTCGCGGTGCGCCTGGCCAGCGCGTTCGCCACCACCCTGCCGCGCGGCGGCCAGGTCACCGTGGCCCGCGACCACGGCGTGGCCGCCCAGGTCCTGCTGCCCGCCATGATCTCCGCGCTGCGCGCGGCCGGCCTGGGCGTACGCGATCTGGGGCACGTGCCGCTGCCGCTGGCCCGCCGGCACACCGCCGAGGACAGCCACGGCGCCATCGTGGTCACCACCACCCCCGGCAGCGAGGAGAGCGTCGACATCCTCTTCCTGGACGCGCACGGCATCGACCTCTCCCCCACCGCCCAGCGCGGCCTGGAACGGGTCTTCTCCCGGCGCGAGTACCGGCGCGTGCTCTCCGGCGAGATGGGCCGCCTGCAGGCCGCGCCCACCAGCATCGAGGAGTACGCCGACGAACTCACCGCGCGCCTGGGCACCCTGGAGGGCCCCGGCCGGCGCCTGAAGGTCGTGGTGGACGCCGCCTGCGGCAGCACCGCCCTGACCCTGCCCGCCGTCCTGGGCCGGCTCAGCATCGAGGCGCTGACCGTCAACAACGCCCTGGTGCCCGCCTCCTCCACCGAGACCCCGGCCGAACGCCGCGCCGCCCTGCACACCCTGGGCCACTTCGTGGCCACCTCCGGCGCCGACTTCGGCGTGCGCTTCGACCCCACCGGCGAACGCCTGTCCCTGGTCGACGAACAGGGCCACATCATCGCCGACGACCGCGTCCTGCTGCTCCTGGTCCGCCTGCTGACAGCCGAGGCCGGCGGCGGGCGCACCGCGGTACCGGTCACCGTCAGCCGCGCGGTGGAGCAGACCGCCCTGGCCCACGGCGGGCAGGTGCGCTGGGTGGCCACCGCGCCGGGCGACTTGAACCGCGCCGCCGCCGGCGGCGGCTTCATCCTGGCCGCCGACGGCGACGGCGCCTTCGTCCTGCCCCAGTTCAGCATCTACGCCGACGGCGTCGCGGCCTTCGTCAAGATCGCCGCCCTGCTCTCGGCGGACCACACCACGCTCAGCGAGCTCATCGCCCCGCTGCCCGCCGTGCACGTGCGCCAGCGCGACCTGCCCACCGCCTGGCGCATCAAGGGCCAGGTCATGCGCACCGTCGTCGAGGCCGCCAGCGGACGGCAGATCGACACCACCGACGGGGTGCGCGTGCTGGAGGACGACGGCCGCTGGGCCCTGGTCCTGCCCGATGCGGCCGCCCCCATCACCCGCCTGTGGGCCGAGGGCCCCGACCCCGCGGCCGCCGACGCCCTGCTCGACGAATGGAGCGCGGCCGTACGCGGCTCCGCCGCCGCCTGA
- a CDS encoding DsbA family protein: MTVTVDVWFDFICPYSLITRHVLAKALHGQDAAPAFHPFEVNPNCVEEAGEYPRGVWENSVRPLGAERGVHLAGPPGTPLRRARMALLGYQYAREHGAGARYTDLVFGAYFHHWQDISDPTVLAGLAVEAGLDRAGFRAAIMSARYARAHQQSLAHARGPAQVTMVPVIVAGQRRIDGVPTADELTRAVEEAIAAAAAPSVPSVPSVPAVPAGPGAGAGQGLWDMTTPAPPGVALPAAVPKPLPGTRTRLHGT; encoded by the coding sequence ATGACTGTCACGGTCGACGTCTGGTTCGACTTCATCTGCCCCTACAGCCTGATCACCCGGCATGTGCTGGCCAAGGCCCTGCACGGCCAGGACGCCGCGCCCGCCTTCCATCCCTTCGAGGTCAACCCCAACTGCGTGGAGGAGGCGGGGGAGTACCCGCGCGGGGTGTGGGAGAACTCGGTGCGCCCACTGGGCGCCGAGCGCGGCGTGCACCTGGCCGGGCCGCCGGGCACCCCGCTGCGCCGGGCGCGGATGGCGCTGCTGGGCTATCAGTACGCGCGTGAGCACGGGGCCGGGGCCCGCTACACCGACCTGGTCTTCGGCGCCTACTTCCACCACTGGCAGGACATCTCCGATCCCACGGTCCTGGCCGGGCTTGCGGTGGAGGCGGGCCTGGACCGGGCGGGTTTCCGCGCGGCCATCATGTCGGCGCGCTATGCCCGCGCCCATCAGCAGAGCCTGGCCCATGCCCGGGGCCCGGCGCAGGTGACGATGGTGCCGGTGATCGTGGCCGGGCAGCGGCGCATCGACGGGGTGCCCACGGCCGATGAGCTGACCCGGGCCGTGGAGGAGGCCATCGCCGCCGCCGCGGCGCCGTCCGTGCCGTCCGTGCCGTCCGTGCCGGCGGTGCCGGCCGGGCCGGGCGCGGGGGCGGGGCAGGGGCTGTGGGACATGACGACCCCGGCCCCGCCCGGGGTGGCGCTGCCCGCTGCGGTGCCCAAGCCGCTGCCGGGCACCCGCACCCGCCTGCACGGCACCTGA
- a CDS encoding acyltransferase, with protein sequence MGAWGVRDAMGVSVSVGGEPVRAGRLPSLTGMRFAAALLVFCFHASYENLFADRQVNDAFARAVSQAGWTGVSFFFVLSGFVLAFSARSKDTWRAFWRRRLVKIYPSHLVTLAAAVALLAAAGLPRPGLLRNLLLVQAWQPDVDVILSANPVSWSLSAEALFYLAFPALWAGVRRIRAERLWWWAAALAALVAAFPVLSGVLLPPGADMSWLAISEGQYWFLLAFPPVRAAEFVLGMVMARLVATGRFRARGGLALPVLALAASYLLALALPVAYGIAALGAAPLAWLVAAGARADLSGARTLLAGRLLVRLGELSFAFYLLHRLIQFHGHRALGEHRTFSTGAAAGLLLLACALTLLAAWVLHTAVEQPLLRRYAAPRRTPRTPRPPGTPGTPGTPGTPGTPGTPGTSGACRPPGTPGTPGTSGACRPPGTPGAPGAVGNSCSAPASK encoded by the coding sequence ATGGGTGCCTGGGGTGTCCGTGACGCCATGGGGGTGAGCGTGAGTGTGGGCGGGGAGCCGGTCCGGGCGGGGCGGCTGCCGTCGCTGACCGGGATGCGTTTCGCCGCGGCGCTGCTGGTGTTCTGCTTCCACGCCTCCTACGAGAACCTCTTCGCCGACCGGCAGGTCAACGACGCCTTCGCCCGGGCGGTCAGCCAGGCGGGCTGGACGGGCGTGTCGTTCTTCTTCGTGCTGAGCGGTTTCGTGCTGGCCTTCTCCGCCCGCTCCAAGGACACCTGGCGGGCGTTCTGGCGCCGCCGCCTGGTCAAGATCTACCCCAGTCATCTGGTGACGCTGGCGGCCGCCGTGGCGCTGCTGGCGGCCGCCGGTCTGCCCCGGCCCGGGCTGCTGCGCAACCTGCTGCTGGTGCAGGCCTGGCAGCCGGATGTCGACGTCATCCTCAGTGCGAACCCGGTCAGCTGGTCTTTGAGCGCGGAGGCCCTGTTCTATCTGGCCTTTCCCGCCCTGTGGGCGGGGGTGCGCCGCATCCGCGCCGAGCGCCTGTGGTGGTGGGCCGCGGCCCTGGCGGCCCTGGTGGCCGCGTTCCCGGTGCTGTCGGGCGTGCTGCTGCCCCCGGGTGCGGACATGTCCTGGCTGGCCATCAGCGAAGGGCAGTACTGGTTCCTGCTGGCCTTCCCGCCGGTGCGGGCGGCGGAATTCGTCCTGGGCATGGTGATGGCCCGCCTGGTGGCCACCGGCCGCTTCCGCGCCCGCGGCGGCCTGGCGCTGCCGGTGCTGGCGCTGGCCGCCTCCTACCTGCTGGCGCTGGCCCTGCCCGTCGCCTACGGCATCGCCGCCCTGGGCGCGGCCCCGCTGGCCTGGCTGGTCGCCGCGGGCGCGCGCGCCGATCTGAGCGGGGCCCGCACCCTGCTGGCCGGCCGCCTGCTGGTACGGCTGGGGGAGCTGTCCTTCGCCTTCTACCTGCTGCACCGCCTGATCCAGTTCCACGGCCACCGCGCGCTGGGCGAGCACCGCACGTTCAGCACCGGGGCGGCCGCGGGCCTGCTCCTGCTGGCCTGCGCCCTGACCCTGCTGGCGGCCTGGGTGCTGCACACGGCCGTCGAGCAGCCCCTGCTGCGCCGCTACGCCGCCCCCCGCCGCACCCCCCGCACCCCCCGCCCTCCCGGAACCCCCGGCACTCCCGGCACTCCCGGCACTCCCGGCACTCCCGGCACTCCCGGAACTTCCGGGGCTTGCCGTCCTCCTGGAACTCCCGGCACTCCCGGAACTTCCGGGGCTTGCCGTCCTCCTGGAACTCCCGGTGCTCCCGGGGCTGTTGGCAACTCCTGTTCTGCTCCCGCGTCCAAGTGA
- a CDS encoding MFS transporter, giving the protein MADTDVSAPTPTPAPAAAVGRRVPARAGARRRGWLLAVVLGGTFMAIMDGFIVNVAVPAVRTDLGASFAQAQLTVSGYLLAYGLFLVAGGRLGDRYGFRRLFLTGLAVFTAASLACGLAGSAPALIAFRTVQALGAALFYPQVLSVLQTAFAGARRARAFAAFGAAIGGASVAGQLLGGLLVQADLFGMSWRPVFLLNVPLGLLLLLGAALTLPPAPRRAAPARRGAGLDAGGTLLLSAVLALLLVPLTLGQGAHWPPWSVAMLAAFPPAAALLAAYERALARRGGQAVIDPGLFTRGRFRAGSALAVAFFAGNAGLFFLLTWHLQSTMGYGALRAGLCFTPLALAFVLASLLAPRLQERIGTRLLAAGYALNAAGTLALLAAAVAGRPETAVLLGCLAVIGFGQGLGVSPLFAAALREVPAPLAGAASGVLETAAQLGMALGVTLTGLAFTAQAGPDSPTASTASGASGAFGAGLAVAALLALAALALLPRLLRTPAPAGALPGPRP; this is encoded by the coding sequence GTGGCGGACACAGACGTCTCTGCCCCCACCCCCACCCCCGCCCCCGCTGCCGCTGTGGGCCGCCGCGTGCCCGCACGCGCGGGCGCGCGGCGCCGCGGCTGGCTGCTGGCGGTGGTCCTGGGCGGCACCTTCATGGCGATCATGGACGGGTTCATCGTCAACGTGGCGGTGCCGGCCGTGCGCACGGATCTGGGCGCCAGTTTCGCCCAGGCCCAGCTGACGGTCTCCGGCTATCTGCTGGCCTATGGCCTGTTCCTGGTCGCGGGCGGCCGCCTGGGCGACCGCTACGGCTTCCGGCGGCTGTTCCTTACGGGCCTTGCGGTGTTCACCGCGGCCTCCCTGGCCTGCGGCCTGGCGGGCTCGGCCCCGGCACTGATCGCCTTTCGCACGGTGCAGGCGCTGGGCGCGGCCCTGTTCTACCCCCAGGTCCTGTCGGTGCTGCAGACCGCCTTCGCCGGCGCCCGCCGGGCCCGCGCCTTCGCCGCCTTCGGCGCCGCCATCGGCGGCGCCTCGGTGGCCGGCCAGCTCCTGGGCGGCCTGCTGGTGCAGGCCGACCTGTTCGGGATGTCCTGGCGCCCGGTCTTCCTCCTCAACGTCCCCCTGGGGCTGCTGCTGTTGCTGGGCGCCGCCCTGACCCTGCCCCCCGCCCCCCGCCGCGCGGCCCCCGCCCGCCGGGGCGCGGGCCTGGACGCGGGCGGCACCCTGCTGCTGAGCGCCGTCCTGGCCCTGCTGCTGGTACCGCTGACCCTGGGACAGGGCGCGCACTGGCCGCCGTGGAGCGTGGCGATGCTGGCCGCCTTCCCGCCCGCCGCCGCCCTCCTGGCCGCCTACGAGCGGGCCCTGGCCCGCCGCGGCGGGCAGGCGGTGATCGACCCGGGCCTGTTCACCCGCGGCCGCTTCCGTGCGGGCAGCGCCCTCGCGGTGGCCTTCTTCGCCGGCAACGCCGGGCTGTTCTTCCTGCTCACCTGGCACCTGCAGAGCACCATGGGCTACGGCGCGCTGCGCGCGGGGCTGTGCTTCACCCCGCTGGCGCTGGCGTTCGTCCTCGCCTCGCTGCTGGCCCCGCGGCTGCAGGAACGTATCGGCACCCGGCTGCTGGCGGCCGGCTACGCCCTCAACGCCGCGGGCACCCTGGCCCTGCTGGCCGCCGCGGTGGCCGGCCGGCCCGAAACCGCCGTGCTCCTGGGCTGCCTGGCCGTCATCGGCTTCGGGCAGGGCCTGGGGGTCAGCCCGCTGTTCGCCGCCGCGCTGCGCGAGGTGCCCGCCCCGCTGGCGGGCGCGGCCTCGGGGGTGCTGGAGACCGCCGCCCAGCTCGGCATGGCCCTGGGCGTCACCCTCACCGGCCTGGCCTTCACCGCCCAGGCCGGCCCGGACAGCCCCACCGCGTCCACCGCGTCCGGCGCGTCCGGTGCTTTCGGTGCGGGCCTGGCGGTCGCCGCCCTGCTGGCGCTGGCCGCGCTGGCCCTGCTGCCCCGCCTGCTGCGCACCCCCGCCCCCGCCGGTGCGCTGCCGGGCCCGCGGCCGTGA
- a CDS encoding TetR/AcrR family transcriptional regulator produces the protein MKQERAARTREALVQAAAVAFDHAGFHGTSLGRISKAAGISMGALTFHFPTKDELADTVQLRGLTTTRDAVQRLLDGREAALETVVDVTLELAALLQEEPAVRAAARLSREREGAQDAAPWPRAWLPAIEELLEAMPAGQLRAGCDPRTVLALVQHLVAGVESYLRSCGPQGCDTYKSAPEQLARIWELALYGIRRGRGL, from the coding sequence GTGAAACAGGAACGCGCCGCACGCACCCGCGAGGCTCTGGTGCAGGCAGCCGCCGTGGCCTTTGACCACGCCGGTTTTCACGGCACGTCCCTTGGCCGGATCAGCAAGGCGGCGGGGATCTCCATGGGCGCGTTGACCTTCCACTTCCCCACCAAGGACGAACTGGCCGACACCGTGCAGCTGCGCGGGCTCACCACCACCCGCGACGCCGTCCAGCGGCTGCTGGACGGCCGCGAGGCGGCCCTGGAGACGGTCGTGGACGTCACCCTGGAGCTGGCCGCCCTGCTCCAGGAGGAACCCGCGGTACGCGCCGCGGCCCGCCTGAGCCGCGAACGCGAGGGCGCCCAGGACGCCGCCCCGTGGCCGCGGGCCTGGCTGCCGGCCATCGAGGAACTGCTGGAGGCCATGCCCGCGGGCCAGCTGCGCGCGGGCTGCGACCCGCGCACCGTCCTGGCCCTGGTGCAGCACCTGGTGGCCGGCGTGGAGTCCTACCTGCGCAGCTGCGGACCGCAGGGCTGCGACACCTACAAGAGCGCCCCCGAACAGCTGGCCCGCATCTGGGAGCTGGCCCTGTACGGCATCCGCCGCGGGCGCGGCCTGTAG
- a CDS encoding transposase, which translates to MAGQQQVGVASAAGGGDPLSAFAAALFGHLPRADQRRWAQGYLQGLLSTPGKKSVRRLAAAISDSPTASQSLQQFINASPWEWDPARKELIRYVEQRAAPRAWIIATAVLPKRGGHSCGVHRRFVPEAGRTINCQLGIGVFLSLGELQLPVDWRLMLPEQWNADERLRERARIPAVARHRPLWAHAADLAGSLARHTRHAPAPVVADMSDHTDVAQLIEQLHRQGRAMVVSVPPGMGVCPATARTTASHLGAHSPHGARQFLYQHSTRHPHVVTVTTPEHGQRHIRILSGLIRLPGTTHTLRIFTQWRPSLQRPARVWVSNLLDARLDELMSLAQLHARTRATMTHLEQECGLLDFEGRSYPGWHHHMTLVSAAYAYSRLCAPAADQPLPRTA; encoded by the coding sequence ATGGCCGGACAGCAGCAGGTGGGGGTGGCGTCAGCGGCGGGGGGCGGTGATCCGCTGTCCGCGTTCGCCGCGGCGCTCTTCGGGCATCTGCCGCGCGCCGATCAGCGGCGCTGGGCGCAGGGGTATCTGCAGGGGCTGCTCTCGACGCCGGGCAAGAAGTCGGTGCGGCGCCTGGCGGCGGCGATCTCCGATTCGCCCACCGCCTCGCAGTCGCTGCAGCAGTTCATCAACGCCAGTCCCTGGGAGTGGGATCCGGCCCGCAAGGAGCTGATCCGCTATGTGGAGCAGCGGGCCGCCCCGCGGGCGTGGATCATCGCCACCGCGGTGCTGCCCAAGCGCGGGGGGCACTCCTGCGGGGTGCACCGCAGGTTCGTGCCCGAGGCCGGGCGCACCATCAACTGCCAGCTGGGGATCGGGGTGTTCCTGTCGCTGGGCGAGCTGCAGCTGCCGGTGGACTGGCGGCTGATGCTGCCCGAGCAGTGGAACGCCGATGAGCGGCTGCGCGAGCGGGCCCGTATCCCGGCCGTGGCCCGGCACCGGCCGCTGTGGGCGCACGCGGCGGACCTGGCGGGCTCGCTGGCCAGGCACACCCGGCACGCGCCCGCGCCGGTGGTGGCGGACATGAGTGACCACACCGATGTCGCGCAGCTCATCGAGCAGCTGCACCGCCAGGGCCGGGCGATGGTGGTGTCGGTGCCGCCGGGGATGGGGGTGTGCCCGGCGACCGCCCGCACCACCGCCTCGCACCTGGGCGCCCACAGCCCGCACGGCGCGCGGCAGTTCCTCTACCAGCACAGCACCCGCCATCCGCATGTGGTCACCGTCACCACGCCCGAGCACGGCCAGCGCCACATCCGGATCCTGTCCGGCCTGATCCGCCTGCCCGGCACCACCCACACCCTGCGGATCTTCACCCAGTGGCGGCCCAGCCTCCAGCGCCCGGCCCGGGTCTGGGTCTCCAACCTGCTGGACGCGCGCCTGGACGAGCTGATGTCCCTGGCCCAGCTGCACGCGCGCACCCGGGCGACCATGACCCATCTGGAGCAGGAGTGCGGGCTGCTGGACTTCGAGGGGCGCTCCTACCCCGGCTGGCACCATCACATGACCCTGGTCTCGGCCGCCTACGCCTACAGCCGGCTGTGCGCGCCGGCCGCCGACCAGCCCCTGCCCCGCACCGCCTGA
- a CDS encoding glucose 1-dehydrogenase: protein MRDGLGAGRDLLGGATVMITGASSGIGAAAARLFAAEGAAVVLMARRQERLRALVGEITAGGGRALAVPGDVTVAEDAARAVKEAVNVFGRLDAAFNNAGWATAGTRLHETDDEVFARIVEVNLRGAWNCLKAQITQMLESGRGGAIVNTASVAGVVATGAAAPYVAAKHGVIGLTRAAAEEYGRQGIRVNALVVGSTRTELMDDVLTQVPALEESFVARSAQKRMARPEEVAQAAAWLCSARASFVTGAAMAVDGGWTAA from the coding sequence GTGAGGGATGGTCTGGGAGCGGGGCGGGATCTGCTGGGCGGGGCGACGGTCATGATTACGGGGGCTTCGAGCGGGATCGGTGCGGCCGCGGCGCGGTTGTTCGCGGCGGAGGGTGCGGCGGTGGTGCTGATGGCGCGGCGTCAGGAGCGGTTACGGGCGCTGGTGGGGGAGATCACGGCGGGCGGGGGGCGGGCGCTGGCGGTGCCGGGGGACGTCACCGTCGCCGAGGACGCGGCGCGGGCGGTGAAGGAGGCGGTCAATGTCTTCGGCCGTCTGGACGCGGCGTTCAACAACGCGGGCTGGGCGACCGCGGGCACCCGGCTGCACGAGACGGACGACGAGGTGTTCGCCCGGATCGTGGAGGTGAATCTGCGCGGGGCCTGGAACTGCCTGAAGGCGCAGATCACGCAGATGCTCGAGAGCGGGCGCGGGGGTGCGATCGTCAATACCGCCAGTGTCGCGGGGGTGGTGGCCACCGGGGCGGCGGCGCCGTATGTGGCGGCCAAGCACGGGGTGATCGGTCTGACCCGGGCCGCGGCCGAGGAGTACGGCCGCCAGGGCATCCGGGTCAACGCGCTGGTGGTGGGCAGTACCCGTACCGAGCTGATGGACGACGTGCTGACCCAGGTGCCCGCGCTGGAGGAGTCCTTCGTGGCCCGCTCCGCGCAAAAGCGCATGGCCCGTCCCGAGGAGGTGGCCCAGGCCGCCGCGTGGCTGTGCAGCGCCCGTGCCTCGTTCGTCACCGGGGCCGCGATGGCCGTCGACGGCGGCTGGACCGCCGCCTGA
- a CDS encoding NAD(P)H-binding protein, with the protein MVGRGGAGGGGSAGGGGGVRVVVAGASGTVGRLVVGELVGAGCYVRALTRDPRAAVRAGVGGVLVRADFGDRASLERALAGMEALLLITSDPLRPDHDERVLEAAVRAGVGHVVKVSALAVTDAGAGDVITCWQRVCEQRVRECGLAWTVLRPRAFMSKALAWAPSVRERGVVRAVYGSSVNACVDPGDVAAVAARVLTTPGHGGRCYELTGPGPVCAREQTRVLARVLGRALRFEEMGVEEAWRLWRGRYPEPYARALLESAERQRAGAKAGVSAGVRQVTGRAPAGFADWARRHARFFG; encoded by the coding sequence GTGGTGGGCCGGGGTGGTGCTGGCGGCGGGGGTTCTGCTGGTGGTGGGGGTGGTGTGCGGGTGGTGGTGGCGGGGGCTTCGGGGACGGTGGGGCGGTTGGTGGTGGGGGAGTTGGTGGGGGCGGGGTGTTATGTGCGGGCGTTGACGCGGGATCCGCGGGCGGCGGTGCGGGCGGGGGTGGGGGGTGTTTTGGTGCGTGCTGATTTCGGTGACCGGGCCTCGTTGGAGCGGGCGTTGGCGGGGATGGAGGCGTTGTTGCTGATCACGAGTGATCCGTTGCGTCCTGATCATGATGAGCGGGTGCTGGAGGCGGCGGTGCGGGCGGGGGTGGGGCATGTGGTGAAGGTGTCGGCGCTGGCGGTGACGGATGCGGGGGCGGGGGATGTGATTACGTGCTGGCAGCGGGTGTGTGAGCAGCGGGTGCGGGAGTGCGGTCTGGCGTGGACGGTGCTGCGTCCGCGGGCGTTTATGTCCAAGGCGCTGGCCTGGGCGCCGTCGGTGCGGGAGCGGGGGGTGGTGCGGGCGGTGTACGGGTCGTCGGTGAATGCGTGTGTGGATCCGGGGGATGTGGCGGCGGTGGCGGCGCGGGTGCTGACCACGCCCGGGCACGGGGGGCGCTGTTATGAGCTGACGGGGCCGGGGCCGGTGTGCGCGCGGGAGCAGACGCGGGTGCTGGCGCGGGTGCTGGGGCGGGCGCTGCGGTTTGAGGAGATGGGGGTGGAGGAGGCCTGGCGGCTGTGGCGCGGCCGGTATCCGGAGCCTTATGCGCGGGCCCTGCTGGAGAGCGCCGAGCGCCAGCGGGCCGGGGCGAAGGCGGGGGTGAGCGCGGGGGTGCGCCAGGTCACGGGCCGCGCTCCGGCGGGTTTTGCCGACTGGGCCCGGCGCCATGCCCGTTTCTTCGGCTAG
- a CDS encoding ScbR family autoregulator-binding transcription factor, whose protein sequence is MVEPKQERAVKTRDDILRAAALAFDELGYRGASMREIMRRAGVTLGAVYFHFENKEALARAVIRAQPEVMVPRVHSQGLQRLVDLSLVWAHQLNVNPLLRAGVRLAVEQRSHGIEDDTSFYEWEKIFQGWLEVAREQGELAPGVEPEVVAEFVVGAMTGTQQHAHLTGTTAALPQRIVHMWQLLLPGIARAQAAAAIDLDPGRGR, encoded by the coding sequence ATGGTGGAGCCCAAGCAGGAGCGTGCTGTGAAGACCCGGGATGACATTCTGCGGGCGGCGGCGCTGGCTTTTGATGAGTTGGGGTACCGGGGGGCGAGTATGCGGGAGATCATGCGGCGGGCGGGGGTGACGCTGGGGGCGGTGTATTTCCATTTCGAGAACAAGGAGGCGCTGGCGCGTGCGGTGATCCGTGCGCAGCCGGAGGTGATGGTGCCGCGGGTGCATTCGCAGGGGTTGCAGCGGCTGGTGGATCTGTCGCTGGTGTGGGCGCATCAGCTGAATGTGAATCCGTTGCTGCGGGCGGGGGTGCGGCTGGCGGTGGAGCAGCGCAGTCACGGGATCGAGGACGATACGTCGTTCTATGAGTGGGAGAAGATTTTCCAGGGCTGGCTGGAGGTGGCGCGGGAGCAGGGGGAGCTGGCGCCGGGGGTGGAGCCGGAGGTGGTGGCGGAGTTCGTGGTCGGGGCGATGACGGGCACGCAGCAGCATGCGCATCTGACGGGGACGACGGCGGCGTTGCCGCAGCGGATCGTGCATATGTGGCAGTTGCTGCTGCCGGGTATCGCGCGGGCGCAGGCCGCGGCCGCGATCGATCTGGATCCCGGCCGGGGCCGGTAG
- a CDS encoding PPOX class F420-dependent oxidoreductase, producing MPEKLNEQTRTLLDGRNFATVATLNRDGAPQTSVVWIAREGDTVLFSTTAGRLKARNLARDPRISLTVYDTDNPYQSIDIRGTAELIEDPQKTLPHTLSHKYLGENPPPEPDDVLRLIVRVTPTKITGFSV from the coding sequence ATGCCGGAAAAACTGAACGAGCAGACACGCACACTGCTGGACGGAAGGAACTTCGCCACCGTCGCCACACTCAACCGCGACGGCGCCCCGCAGACCTCGGTGGTCTGGATCGCAAGGGAAGGCGACACCGTCCTCTTCTCCACCACAGCGGGGCGCCTCAAAGCCAGGAACCTCGCCCGGGACCCGCGGATCAGCCTCACCGTCTACGACACCGACAACCCCTACCAGTCCATCGACATCCGGGGCACCGCCGAACTGATCGAAGACCCGCAGAAGACACTGCCGCACACCCTCTCGCACAAATACCTCGGCGAGAACCCGCCGCCCGAACCCGACGACGTACTGCGCCTCATCGTCCGCGTGACACCCACCAAGATCACCGGCTTCTCCGTCTGA